In Pyrodictium occultum, the genomic window CCCCCTCCTCCACCTAGAGAGGATGTCCCCGAGCCTGACCACGGGCCAGGTGACCCTGCTCAGCAGGCTCCTCCCCGCCCTGGAGAAGACGGACTGGCTGCAGAACATGCAGCGCGCCATACAGCCCTGGGGGCTGTACTGGAGCAGATAGGCCGTGGTGGGCCTGGCGGCCAGCGGGATCCTCTCGAGCCCCAGCACGGCCAGCGTGCCTATGGAGGCGCGTACCAGCACCCTGCACGGCCCCTGGCCACGGGGCCTCCGGGGCCGGCATATATGGGCAGGCGCGCTCCAGCCCCCGGGAGGAGGGCCCGGTAGGCGTTGGCGAGGGTGCTGCGGGTGATCCTGGACCTGGAGGGCCACCCCGCCTCCTGGCAGATGGCGGTGGACGAGGCGCTGCTCCGGCTCCGCGGCGAGGGCGCGGTCCCGGACACGCTCAGAGTCTACGTCTTCAACCCCCCGGCGGTGACTATCGGGAGGTTCCAGAGGCTCGAGGCCAGCGTGGACCTGGAGGAGGCCAGGAGGATGGGGATCGACGTGGTGAGGAGGTTCACAGGCGGGGGGAGCGTCTACCACGACCCGGCGGGGGAGGTTACATACTCCATAGCGTTGGGGCTGGACTCTCTCCCAGGGCTGAGGGACGTGGAGGAGAGCTACCGGGTCCTCTGCAGGGGCGTTGTGGAGGCGCTCCGCGTCCTGGGCGTGGAGGCCGAGTTCAAGCCGGTGAACGACGTGGTCGTGGCCGGGAGGAAGATCTCGGGGAACGCGCAGGCGAGGGCCGCGGGGGCGCTGCTCCAGCACGGCACCCTCCTCTACGCCTCAGACCTCCAGGTCATGGCCAGGCTCCTCCGCGCCCCCAGGGAGAAGCTGGAGAGCCACGGGGCCCGGAGCATAGAGGAGAGGGTCACCACCGTCGAGAGGGTGCTGGGCCGCCGCCCCGCCCGGGAGGAGGCCGCCCTGGCGCTGGTGGAGGGCTTCCGACGCGCCCTCGGCTACGACACCGTGAGGCTGGACGTCCTCAGCCCGGAGGAGGAGAGCCTGGCCCGGCGGCTGGAGGAGAGGTACCGGAGCAGCTGGTGGCTCCGCCGGAGGTAGGAGGCCCTTGGAGGGGCAGGGGCCGGTGTGCAGCCGCTGCATCCTCCACTGCCGCGGCGAGGGGCGCTGCGGCGTCGTGGCGCCGGGGAGGGGCGACCTCCGCCCCTGGAGGGCCCTCTGGCTCAGCGTGCTCCGCGTCGAGGACGTGCCCCTCGCCCACACCTGCCCCGGCGGGGTGGCGGCCAGGCTCATGCTCCCCGGCTCCCCGGTCCGCTGCAGCCGCTGCAGCTGGAGGGACTACGCCGACCCCAGGGGCCTGGAGCTGCGGAGGCTGGAGCCGGGGGAGCTGCGGAGGCTCCGCATGCTGTCCCCCAGCGTCTTCCTCCTCGACGGCGGCGAGCCCTTGGTGGCTGACTGGGTGATGCAGCTCCCCGGGCTCGTACGCGAGGCCGCCCCCGGCGTGCGCTACGTGCTCGCCCGCACCGCTGGCCTGGTGGCGCTGGAGAGGCTGCGCGAGGCCCGGGAGGCGGGCTACAACGGCGTCGTGTTCGAGTACCTGCTGGCCGTCGAGAAGCTCCCCCGGCCCGACCACGCCGCCGCAGCGCTGAGGGAGGCGCACCGGCTGTTCGAGGCCGTGGAGATCCACGTCCCCTACGACGGCTCCCCCGGCGCGGCCGCCGCCGTGGCCGACCTGGCGGCTAGGTACCCCGGCACTCCGGTCCACGTGCTCCCCCTGGGGGAGGAGCTGGGCGACAAGGCGTACAGCCTCGTGGAGAAGCTGAGGGACCGGGGGAGGTGGAACGTCTACCTCTACCCGGAGGAGAGCTACACCCTCACCGACACCGCCTGCCCCAGGTGCGGCGCCCCAGTGGTCTCGAGGAAGCCCTGGGGGGTCAGGGTGTACGCCGACGCGGGGGGCGGCACGGCCCCCAGGTGCCCCCGCTGCGGCGAGCCCCTCCCCTGGCTCCGGCTCTGCGGCCCGCCGCGCCGGGCGGCTATACACCGGGAGACCGTGGTCTGGTAGGAGGGGCTAGCCCCTGAACCTCTCGTACCACTTCTCGTAGGCCTCTATCATCTCCCTCGTTATGCTCGGCCTTCTGGACCTTATCGACTCCACGAAGTCCTCCATGGTCAGGGGCCTGGGCTCGCCCTGGCCTCCCTGCCGCTCGAACAGCTCCCTCACGGTGCGGAGGTGGGCCTCCATGACTATGTCCTTTATGTCGCTGGCGCTGTAGCCCTCGGTCATGTCGGCGAGCTTCTCCAGGTCCACGTCGGGGGTCAGCCGGAGCCCGCGGGTGTAGAGCTTGAAGAGCTCCAGCCTGGCCCTCCGGTCGGGCGGGGGTATGTAGATTCTCTTCTGGAACCTCCTTATGAAGGGCTCGTCTAGCTTCCACGGCTTGTTGGTGGCGCCTATAACGTATACGTGCAGCTTGCTGCTCTTGTCCTGGAGCCCGTCCATCTCCTTGAGGAACTGGTTTCTCACCCTAACCTCCCCGCCGACCTCGCTCTCGTGGACGCCGAGGAGCGCATCTATCTCGTCAATGAATATTATCGCCGGCCTCCCGCCGCGGGCCGCCTCGCGCGCCTTCTCGAAGAGCATCCTCACCCTCTTCTCGGCGTCCCCCAGCCACTTGCTCATGATGCTGGCCGCGTCCACGTTGAAGAAGACCCCGTCCACCTCGTTGGCCACCGCCGCGGCGAGCATTGTCTTGCCGCAGCCCGGCGGGCCGAAGAGGAGTATCCCGCGGGGCCAGCCGAGGGGGAAGAGATCCGGCCTCCTAACCGGGTATATTATAGCTTCCTTTATCGCCTGCTTCGCGTGCTCCAGGTCCGCTATGTCGCTGAACCTCACCCTAGGCCTCTCCGTGACTATCCAGTCCTCGAGCTGCTCCGCCTCCGCCGGGGAGGCCGGGACCCCGAGCTTCTCGAGCTGCTCTACCCGGCGGCGGTACTGCTGGATTATCCCGCGGTAGACATGGGCCAGTGGGTTGTCGGGGTAGAGCCTCACTATCTTGCCGAGTATATCTATGGCCTTCTTGTAGTTCGATATAGCCTCCTGTATCCTGCCCTCCCGGTCGGCCCTCACGGCCGCGAGGGCGTAGCCCCGGGCCATTGCCTCCAGCTTGTGCAGCCCGGCGGACACCCTGCACAGACCCCCGGAGGGGTATCATTCGCGGCCGACGGGGGCGAGGCTATAAGGCGCTGGACTCATCGCCGCGGGCCCCGCAGCGGCGGAGAAGCCTCTCCACCGCAGCCTCGAGCATCCCGACCCTCTCCTCGAGCTCCGCGAGCTTCGCAACCACCGCCTCGAGGTCGCCGGGGGAGAAGTGGCCCCCGGGGCGGCGCAGCTCCCTGCGGGGCAGCCCGCGGACCGCGGGGGCGACGGCGTAGTAGCGGCCCTCCTCGCCGCGGGCGGCGAGGCCGGCGTCGCGGAGCCTCTGGAGCGCCGCCCGCACCCTCTGCAGGGGCTCTCCGAGCGCGTCAGCTATCTCCCTCGGCCCGCTGCCCGGGTGGTCGCGGAGGTAGCTCAGCACCCTCTCCTCCAGGTCGCCCAGCCTGGCCATGCTCCCCGGCCCCCTGGCTCCAGGCACCGTATTTAGGGATGGGCCCCGGGCCCCAGCCCTATGGGGGCTGTGAAGCCTTACAGCCGATCCGAGCCCCGCGCAGCGGCGCGGGGGATGGCGAGTTTCGCCCCTTCGGGAGCCCCCGCATCCCCGGCCCCCTCCCTGGGGATGGCCGATGAAGACTACGCCAGCGCCGGAGCCCCTAGGGGCCGGCTGTGAAGAGTGACTTGGCTCCGAGGCCGCCTACCCCGGCTCGGGCTCCTCCACGAAGCGCCAGGCCTTCCTGGAGGCGTCGAAGTAGACTAGCCCGGCCTCCTTGAGCCTCTTGAACAGTTCGTACTGGGCGTCGGTGAGCAGCATCCTTATCTCCTCGTCGTTGGCGGTGGGGAGCTGCTCCACCTTCTCGCGGAAGTTCTCCCAGAAGCCCCTGTCGACCGCCACCCGCTCCCCGCCGAGGTCGAGCACCAGCGCCCCCTCGCGGCGGAGCTTCTCGAAGAACGCGTCGCGGTCGCGGAGCCAGTGGACCTCGTGCTCGAAGACGACGCCCTGCTCCCGGAGCCTCTCTATGGCTGAGCGCCTCCTGCCCCGGTGGTGCTCCCTCCCCGCCGCCCTCTCGCCCGGGGCCGGCTGGACCGGGGCCCTCGGCGGCGGGGGCTGCTCCTGGCGGCGCTGGGCCTCCACGGCCTCCTCGAGGCTCTTCAGCCTGTCTTCCAGAGCCTCCAGCCTCTCTATGGCCTCGGCCAGCTTCGCCGACAGCGAGTCTATCTTAGCCGTCCAGGGGTTTATCATGTCCTGTATCCTGCGCTCCAGCCTGGACGCCAGCTTCTCCACGTCCGGGGGCGTGACCTCCAGCTTGCCCTCCCCGGCCAGCTCCCTCAGCTTCTCCGAGACGGCGCGCTCCACCAGCGCCTCCACGCTCCTCTCCTCGCCGAGGAGGCCCAGCTCCCTCAGCACGAGGTAGCGGATGTAGTCGGAGACGAGGGGGAAGCCCTCCCTCCTGGCCCTCTCCTCCAGCTCCCTGTACACGTCGTCGGGGAGGCGTAGAGCTACCAGGCGCGGCATGAGCGTCCACCACTCGCCGGCCGGAGGGCCCTCAGCGTGATGACGGGCTAGAGGGGCCCCTGGGGTGGTCTAGGCGGCGCGTCCCTATAATTCGGGTTAGGCCTTCTGGCAGGTTCTAGATGGCCGGGGGCTGTGGCGAAGGCTGTACTCGCCGAGCCCGGGCGCGATGTGGACACCTTTAAGTGCCGAGCCCCCGGCGGCGCGCTACCAGGGCAGGGGGTGGAGCGGCTCATTGAGGCCGAGGGTGGCCGTAGTGGTTCACGACGTCTCGAGCGCGCAGCGCCTCATAGACATGGCTAAGCTCGTCTACGGCCTAGGCTTTACCCACCTGGTGGCCACCAAGGTCTACGGCGCCGCCGCCTCCAGCGGGGTCCCGGAGGCGATGAGGCTGGCGCTGCGGCTGGGGAGGAGCTTCTCGGTGCTGCCCAGCGTGAAGGACGCCGTGGAGATCCTCTCCCCTGGGAGGATAGTGGTGGTGTCGAGGGAGTACGGGGAGCCCGTGGACCCGTGGAGCTACGCGGAGAAGCTGGCCGGGGAGGAGAGCCTGATGATAGTCCTCGGCGGGATAGACGCGGCCCCGGGCAGGGACGTGGCGGGGCTCGGGGAGGCTGTCTACCCCGTGGGGAGCGAGGGCAGGCTAACCCCGGTGGCCGAGGCGGCGCTCCTCCTCTACCCCCTGGCTAGGAGGATTTCTCGAGAAACCTCCTAACCTCCCAGGCTATAGCCTCCGCCAGCGGGACCGGGACGGCCTCCCCCACCTGGTTGTACTGCTCGTCCCTCCCTCCGAGGAAGACGTGGTTATCGGGGAACCCCATCAGCCTGGCCTGCTCCCTGACGGTGAGGAACCTGGGCTCGTAGGGGTGGATGAACCTGCTGGAGCCCAGCACCGTGGGCGCGTGGCGGCGGGGGTCCAGCCTTATCAGGTTGGGGTAGCGGCGGCCCTCGGCGCCCTCGTAGTAGATGAGGGCCTGGCCCCAGCGGAGCCTCGCTATCCTCCTGGCCTTCCTGGGGCTCATGGAGGGGGGCTCGTGGTTCAGCACTCCCTCGCTGCCCGGCTCGGGGAGCCCGCGCAGGGCCTCCTCGACGGTTATCCTCCGCCTCCTCCTGGGCGGCTTTATCCTGATGTTTGAGATGAATACGCGGAGCCTGTGGCTGGGGGTGCCGTAGTCCTCCGCCCGGAGGAGGTTAAAGTATATCCTCGGGTACCCGGCCTCGGCGAAGACGCGGCGCAGCTCCTCCTCCACGTCCAGGATGCCGGGCACGTTCTCCATGACGAATACCCTGGGCCGCAGCTCCCCGACTATCCTGGCGAAGTGCAGGGCCAGCTGCCCCGCCGGGTCCTGGTAGAGCCTGTCCAGGGGGTTCCGCATCCTCCTGGGGTTGGCGCCGGTGTAGGGCTCGCAGGGAGGGCTGCCTATCACCACGTCGGGGCGGCCCACGAGCCTCTCTATAAGCGCCCCCGTCACCTCCTTGATATCCATGGCGAGGGCTACCGACTCGGGGAAGTTCGCCTTATAGCTCCTTATCGCCGCCGGGTCGTTGTCCACGCCCAGGAGGATGCGGAACCCAGCCCGCCGGAACCCCTCCGCAAACCCCCCGGCGCCCGCGAAGAGGTCAACGACGCCTAGCACTGTTCACCTCCGCCTCCAGCAGCGACACGTACTGCCGGAGGATCTGTATACGCAGCTCCCGGTCCGGGTCCGGGACAAGCATGGTGCCGCACCTGGGGCAGGTGAACTCGTGCTCCAGCGCCTCCTCGAACGTGTACTTGGTCCCATCGTTGGGGCAGACGTAGTAGTAGGTGCCCTCCTCCCCCTCGAGCAGCGTCCGGAGCCTCTCCAGCGCAGCCCTCCTTCTCGCCTCGATGATCGCCGGGAGGCCCTCGTAGTTTATCCTCCAGTAGAAGACGAGCCTGTTCTTCTCCGGGTGCCTCTGCCTCCTGTACACGACAAGCCCCTTCTCCGCCAGGAGGTTGAGGGCCCTGCGGACGGCGTTGAGCTTCAACCCCGTCTTCTCAGCTATATCGGCCTCGGAGAGCTCGCCCCCCTCCTCGTAGAGGGCCTGGATCACCTGCCGGGCCTCGCTGTCCACAAGCCTCTCCACGAACAGGTAGAACTTCTCAAGCTCGCTGCCCTGCATGGCCTGCTCAGCCCCATGACGTCAGCCAGGTATAATTGTGCTCACTCCAGGCTTACTACTCTTTTGCCCCTGGGCGATGGTATGATCTTCACCCTGGCCCCGGGGAACTCGATGCGGAGCTCCTCGCCCCCGTAGAGCCGGTCGAGGAACACTGCCAGCGCGGCCACCTCGCTGTGCGGCTGGTTCCCTATAGCCACGTTGTAGTCGGCGGCCTCGTAGAAGAACGGGGGCACCTTCTCCGCCCCCACGACTATCAGCTTAGGCCTGGGGCTGGCCCTTATCTCGCCTATGACATCGTCCACGTGAAGCCCGTACATGGTCAAGTGTATGACCTCGCCGCCGCCCCTCTTCCACTCAGCCACGTAGCGGCGGCTGCTGACCCCGCAGCGCAGCTCCATCGAGCCGCCCCATCTCTCCAGCACCCCGCGGAGCGACTCCATCACGTGGTCGTCGCAGACGTCGCCGAGTATGAAGCCGTTGGCCCCGAACGCCCTGGCTACGAGGCCCACGTGGGTGGTTATCCTCTTGTCGCGCTGGGGCCTGTGGCCTATCCGGAGCACGTAGACCCGGCCGTACCTCTCAGCAGGGTGGACAGCCGGCATAGCAGCCTGCCCAGGCCCTCACCGGTCGCGGCTGAGACGGGTATAACTCCCTGGAGCCCGGGGTAGACCGAGGAGGCCATGGCCTCCACGAGCCGGAGCACCCTGTCGAGCTCGCTCCTGTCGCTGACCAGGTCCATCTTGTTGGCGGCTATCACCATGGGCTTGTCGATCACCCCTATCCTCCGGAGCGTGTCGAGGCCCTCGCTCAGCTTCTCCGCCAGCACGTGCTCCTCCTCCGACACGTCCAGCACGTAGAGGATTAGATCGGCCTCGGCGGCCTCCTCGAGGGTGGAGTGGAAGGCCTCTATGATCTCCGGGGGTATCCTCGAGATGAGCCCGACCGTGTCGACCACCGCGAAGCGGAGCCCGTCAACACCTACAGCCTTGACCTTGGGGGACACGGTTGTGAAGTACTCCGGGCCAACGGGCTTAGCCTCCCCGCTCAGCATGTTGAACAGCGTCGTCTTGCCGGCGCTGGCGTAGCCCACTATAGCTACGTGGGGGAGCCCGGCGCTCCTCCTCTTCCTCCTCTCCAGCCCCCTACGCTCCCGGAGCCTCTGCAGCTCCCTCCTTATCCTCGCTATCCTCGAGACCATGTACCGGTAGTAGGCGTCCACCGCGTAGCCGCCGGGGCCCAGAAAGCCGGGCAGCTCCCGCATCTTGGCAAGCCTTATAGCCTCCTTCACCAGCGGCAGCCGGTGCCTGAGCCGGGCCAGCTCTATCTGCAGCTTGGCCTCCCTGCTGCCAGCGTGGAGGGCGAAGATCTCCAGTATGAGGAGCGTCCTGTCTATAGCCTCCACGCCGGCCTCCCTAACCACCCGAAAGTACTCCCGGGGCTTCAGCTCGTCGTAGACTATTATCCTCGCCTCCTCGTCGTCCCGCAGCCCCCTGGCGCTGGCGGCGATCTCCTCGAGCTTAGCCCTGCTGAAGAGCCTGGAGCGCGACACGGGGCGGTAGCGCACGACACCCTCGACACGGTAGCCTGCAGTCTCCACCAGCGCGTATGCCTCCCTCTCTTCCCAACCCTCCATACTCCTCGGCAGGGCTAGAATGGCGCGCTTCAAGGCGGCTCCACGCATCCCCGGCGGGGAGCGGCAGGCCATCCGGGCTTGGGCGTGGGGCGGGAGCCCGGCTATAGGGGCTGCCCTGGGGGGCTAGTCCTCGCGCAGCTCCGCGACGTCGCCTAGGGTGAGGTGGAAGCCGCCCCTGTCTCTCCCCTCCTCCAGCTCCTCCAGCGGCTCCTCCGCTACGGGCTCCAGCAGCTTCACCCCCAGCACCCTCTCCAGCCTCCTAGCCAGGTCTATCGGGGGCACCAGTGTCCCAGCCTCGATACGCTTTATCACATTCTCCCCGACCCTGACCTTCACCGCCAGCTCCCGCTGGGTTAGCCCGAGCTTCTCCCGGGCCCTCCTCACCCTCTCAGCGTAGTCCTCCACCACCTCGAAGCGCTCGACGAGCCCCAGCCCCGAACCACGGCGGGCGGGGGGCCTCTGCCGCACCCTCCGGGGCGCCGCTGGCCTGGCGGCCCGCGGCCCACTGGGCTCCGGCGCCCGGGAGCCGGGCGCCACGCGGAGCCGCAGCGGCTCATCCATCCTCGTAGTGGAGGCGCGGGACATGTAGCGGCGGTAGCAGCTCTCGCAGACCACCATCTCGACGCCCTCGACCACTATGGTGTAGCTCCTCCCCTCTATCGGGCGGCCGCACATCTCGCAGTAGACTACCTCCCTGCGGCGTCTCCCTAGCGGCATAGGGGGCGTCTCACCAGAGTAGCCACGGGGCACAAACTATTATTTAGGTGTTCATATGCCCGTTCTAATCTAGGTGCATGGTGGCGTAGTGGTATGCAGCGGCGCGGCGCCGACAACGAGGCCACCAGGGACTATATACACTACCTTGAGAGGCGTGTCCGCGAGCTGGAGGCCGAGAGGGCCGAGCTGCGTAGGGAGCTGCGCCGCTACAAGATGGAGGTGGACAAGCTCCTCAACCCGCCTCTCATAGAGGCTGTAGTGCTCAGCGTGCTCCCCGACGGCAGGGTCGTGGTAAAGAGCAGTACCGGGCCCAACCTGG contains:
- a CDS encoding lipoate--protein ligase family protein, coding for MLRVILDLEGHPASWQMAVDEALLRLRGEGAVPDTLRVYVFNPPAVTIGRFQRLEASVDLEEARRMGIDVVRRFTGGGSVYHDPAGEVTYSIALGLDSLPGLRDVEESYRVLCRGVVEALRVLGVEAEFKPVNDVVVAGRKISGNAQARAAGALLQHGTLLYASDLQVMARLLRAPREKLESHGARSIEERVTTVERVLGRRPAREEAALALVEGFRRALGYDTVRLDVLSPEEESLARRLEERYRSSWWLRRR
- a CDS encoding helix-turn-helix domain-containing protein; the encoded protein is MQGSELEKFYLFVERLVDSEARQVIQALYEEGGELSEADIAEKTGLKLNAVRRALNLLAEKGLVVYRRQRHPEKNRLVFYWRINYEGLPAIIEARRRAALERLRTLLEGEEGTYYYVCPNDGTKYTFEEALEHEFTCPRCGTMLVPDPDRELRIQILRQYVSLLEAEVNSARRR
- the hflX gene encoding GTPase HflX translates to MKRAILALPRSMEGWEEREAYALVETAGYRVEGVVRYRPVSRSRLFSRAKLEEIAASARGLRDDEEARIIVYDELKPREYFRVVREAGVEAIDRTLLILEIFALHAGSREAKLQIELARLRHRLPLVKEAIRLAKMRELPGFLGPGGYAVDAYYRYMVSRIARIRRELQRLRERRGLERRKRRSAGLPHVAIVGYASAGKTTLFNMLSGEAKPVGPEYFTTVSPKVKAVGVDGLRFAVVDTVGLISRIPPEIIEAFHSTLEEAAEADLILYVLDVSEEEHVLAEKLSEGLDTLRRIGVIDKPMVIAANKMDLVSDRSELDRVLRLVEAMASSVYPGLQGVIPVSAATGEGLGRLLCRLSTLLRGTAGSTCSG
- a CDS encoding AAA family ATPase, with translation MARGYALAAVRADREGRIQEAISNYKKAIDILGKIVRLYPDNPLAHVYRGIIQQYRRRVEQLEKLGVPASPAEAEQLEDWIVTERPRVRFSDIADLEHAKQAIKEAIIYPVRRPDLFPLGWPRGILLFGPPGCGKTMLAAAVANEVDGVFFNVDAASIMSKWLGDAEKRVRMLFEKAREAARGGRPAIIFIDEIDALLGVHESEVGGEVRVRNQFLKEMDGLQDKSSKLHVYVIGATNKPWKLDEPFIRRFQKRIYIPPPDRRARLELFKLYTRGLRLTPDVDLEKLADMTEGYSASDIKDIVMEAHLRTVRELFERQGGQGEPRPLTMEDFVESIRSRRPSITREMIEAYEKWYERFRG
- a CDS encoding winged helix-turn-helix transcriptional regulator, producing MARLGDLEERVLSYLRDHPGSGPREIADALGEPLQRVRAALQRLRDAGLAARGEEGRYYAVAPAVRGLPRRELRRPGGHFSPGDLEAVVAKLAELEERVGMLEAAVERLLRRCGARGDESSAL
- a CDS encoding DNA cytosine methyltransferase — its product is MLGVVDLFAGAGGFAEGFRRAGFRILLGVDNDPAAIRSYKANFPESVALAMDIKEVTGALIERLVGRPDVVIGSPPCEPYTGANPRRMRNPLDRLYQDPAGQLALHFARIVGELRPRVFVMENVPGILDVEEELRRVFAEAGYPRIYFNLLRAEDYGTPSHRLRVFISNIRIKPPRRRRRITVEEALRGLPEPGSEGVLNHEPPSMSPRKARRIARLRWGQALIYYEGAEGRRYPNLIRLDPRRHAPTVLGSSRFIHPYEPRFLTVREQARLMGFPDNHVFLGGRDEQYNQVGEAVPVPLAEAIAWEVRRFLEKSS
- a CDS encoding tRNA (cytidine(56)-2'-O)-methyltransferase, whose amino-acid sequence is MPAVHPAERYGRVYVLRIGHRPQRDKRITTHVGLVARAFGANGFILGDVCDDHVMESLRGVLERWGGSMELRCGVSSRRYVAEWKRGGGEVIHLTMYGLHVDDVIGEIRASPRPKLIVVGAEKVPPFFYEAADYNVAIGNQPHSEVAALAVFLDRLYGGEELRIEFPGARVKIIPSPRGKRVVSLE
- a CDS encoding multiprotein bridging factor aMBF1, which encodes MPLGRRRREVVYCEMCGRPIEGRSYTIVVEGVEMVVCESCYRRYMSRASTTRMDEPLRLRVAPGSRAPEPSGPRAARPAAPRRVRQRPPARRGSGLGLVERFEVVEDYAERVRRAREKLGLTQRELAVKVRVGENVIKRIEAGTLVPPIDLARRLERVLGVKLLEPVAEEPLEELEEGRDRGGFHLTLGDVAELRED
- a CDS encoding RecB-family nuclease, translating into MRPRVAVVVHDVSSAQRLIDMAKLVYGLGFTHLVATKVYGAAASSGVPEAMRLALRLGRSFSVLPSVKDAVEILSPGRIVVVSREYGEPVDPWSYAEKLAGEESLMIVLGGIDAAPGRDVAGLGEAVYPVGSEGRLTPVAEAALLLYPLARRISRETS